A stretch of Stenotrophomonas indicatrix DNA encodes these proteins:
- the ppx gene encoding exopolyphosphatase produces MPHTTTTPPALQDGDLLAAIDLGSNSFHMVIARYTLGQLRVIDRLRETVRMADGLDGKGGLSAAARQRALECLARFGQRIRNVPPHRVRALATNTVRQLRSPQAFLMPAETALGHAIEVVSGREEARLIYLGVAHAQPPKPDQHRLVIDIGGGSTEFIIGKGMQTLERESLQAGCIASTRRFFPGGKLSKKRWKDALAEIGREFQPFASKYRALGWQEALGSSGTHKAISEICATMKLSKGAITAEALPQLRDELLKAKKIDDIVLPGLSSDRRPIIAGGILVLEAAFQALGLQKLLVSKAAMREGILYDILGRAGDNDPRDESVAALTHRYGIDTVQAGRVQDTALSLLEQVQERWKLDADDARMLGWAARLHELGLMIAHSGYHVHGSYVLENSDIAGFSRQEQQMLATLVRNHRRGISKTAFDAIPERLLLTARRLAALLRLAVLLNRAHEDAPLPVLELTADDSRLSLIVPQDFIDARPLLRADLIGETEGIAGLGIQFRPFVV; encoded by the coding sequence ATGCCGCATACCACCACGACTCCGCCCGCATTGCAGGATGGCGACCTGCTGGCCGCCATCGACCTTGGCTCCAATAGTTTCCACATGGTCATCGCGCGTTACACGCTTGGCCAGCTGCGGGTGATCGACCGCCTGCGCGAAACCGTGCGCATGGCCGACGGCCTGGACGGCAAGGGCGGACTCTCCGCAGCAGCGCGACAGCGCGCGCTGGAGTGCCTGGCCCGCTTCGGCCAGCGCATCCGCAACGTCCCGCCGCATCGCGTGCGTGCACTGGCCACCAACACCGTGCGCCAGCTGCGCTCGCCGCAGGCGTTCCTGATGCCGGCCGAAACCGCGCTCGGGCACGCCATCGAAGTGGTCAGTGGCCGCGAGGAAGCGCGTCTGATCTACCTGGGCGTGGCCCATGCGCAACCGCCCAAGCCCGACCAGCATCGCCTGGTGATCGACATCGGCGGCGGCTCTACCGAGTTCATCATCGGCAAGGGCATGCAGACCCTGGAGCGCGAAAGCCTGCAGGCCGGTTGCATCGCCAGCACCCGTCGCTTTTTCCCGGGCGGCAAACTCAGCAAGAAGCGCTGGAAGGACGCACTGGCCGAGATTGGCCGGGAGTTCCAGCCTTTCGCCAGCAAATACCGCGCGCTGGGCTGGCAGGAGGCACTGGGGTCGTCTGGTACCCACAAGGCCATCAGCGAAATCTGCGCGACGATGAAGCTGAGCAAGGGTGCGATCACCGCCGAGGCGTTGCCGCAGCTCCGCGATGAGCTGTTGAAGGCCAAGAAGATCGACGACATCGTGCTGCCTGGCCTGTCCAGCGATCGCCGCCCGATCATCGCCGGCGGCATCCTGGTGCTGGAGGCCGCCTTCCAGGCGCTGGGCCTGCAGAAGCTGCTGGTCAGCAAGGCCGCGATGCGCGAGGGCATCCTCTATGACATCCTCGGCCGTGCCGGCGACAACGACCCGCGCGATGAATCGGTGGCCGCCCTCACCCATCGCTATGGTATCGATACGGTGCAGGCCGGCCGCGTGCAGGACACCGCGCTGTCATTGCTGGAGCAGGTGCAGGAGCGCTGGAAGCTGGATGCCGATGACGCACGCATGCTCGGCTGGGCCGCACGCCTGCATGAGCTGGGGTTGATGATCGCCCACAGCGGTTACCACGTGCATGGCAGCTACGTGCTGGAAAACTCGGACATCGCCGGCTTCTCGCGGCAGGAACAGCAGATGCTGGCGACGCTGGTGCGCAATCACCGCCGCGGCATCAGCAAGACCGCCTTCGATGCCATTCCCGAACGCCTGCTGCTGACCGCACGGCGCCTGGCTGCCCTGCTGCGCCTGGCGGTCCTGCTCAACCGCGCGCATGAGGACGCACCGCTGCCGGTGCTGGAACTGACTGCCGACGACAGCCGCCTGTCGCTGATCGTGCCGCAGGACTTCATCGATGCGCGCCCGCTGCTGCGCGCCGACCTGATCGGCGAGACCGAGGGCATCGCTGGACTCGGCATCCAGTTCCGTCCGTTCGTGGTCTGA
- the ppk1 gene encoding polyphosphate kinase 1, with translation MSSLGSLPLPVSTDSDPLRDPALYINRELSQLDFNFRVLAQAMDPQVPLLERLRFMCISCTNLDEFFEIRAAAVRHAQEFGLPPAPDGMSPQAILNAIHERAAELVDQQYRCWNQTLRPALMEAGIGVLGRNSWTHRQKRWLRAYFRNEIMPVLSPLGLDPVHPFPKILNKSLNIVVVLKGTDAFGRSGHLAIVRAPRSLPRIIQLPEKLGGPQNFVFLSSVLSTFVDELFPGLEVLGAYQFRVTRNSELVVDEEEVENLALALRDELVDRGYRPAVRLEIAHDMPRDIVRTLLQNFGLTENAVYRIDGPVNLNRIIQLYDLIAQPDLKYPPMTPRTLRDSDGIFETVARQDLLLHHPFDAFAAVLDLIRQAALDPNVLAIKQTLYRTGKDSLIVDALIQAARAGKDVTVVVELRARFDEEANLGLADRLQEAGVQVVYGVVGYKTHAKMLLIVRREGRKLRRYVHLGTGNYHSGTARAYTDLSLITADADIGNDVHLLFQQLSGLASKMKLKRLLQSPFTLHTGILARIERETRIAAAGRPARIIAKMNALNEAQVIRALYAASQAGVQIDLIIRGACTLRPGVPGVSDNIRVRSIVGRFLEHSRVYWFGNDGAPELYCASADWLERNLLRRVETCFPILDPALAKRVYREVLQNYLDDNLNAWELDAEGIYHKRAPAHDEAPHSAQMALMQGL, from the coding sequence ATGAGCAGCCTCGGATCCCTCCCCCTCCCTGTGAGCACGGACAGCGATCCGTTGCGCGACCCGGCGCTGTACATCAACCGCGAGCTGTCGCAGCTGGATTTCAACTTCCGCGTGCTGGCGCAGGCGATGGATCCGCAGGTGCCGCTGCTGGAGCGCCTGCGCTTCATGTGCATCTCCTGCACCAACCTGGATGAATTCTTCGAGATCCGCGCCGCTGCGGTCCGTCATGCACAGGAGTTCGGCCTGCCGCCGGCGCCGGACGGCATGAGCCCGCAGGCCATTCTCAATGCCATCCACGAGCGCGCCGCCGAGCTGGTGGACCAGCAGTACCGCTGCTGGAACCAGACGCTGCGCCCGGCGCTGATGGAGGCCGGCATCGGCGTGCTCGGCCGCAACTCCTGGACCCACCGCCAGAAGCGCTGGCTGCGTGCCTATTTCCGCAACGAGATCATGCCGGTGCTGTCGCCGCTGGGCCTGGATCCGGTGCATCCGTTCCCGAAGATCCTCAACAAGTCGCTGAACATCGTGGTGGTGCTGAAGGGCACCGATGCGTTCGGCCGCAGCGGCCATCTGGCCATCGTGCGCGCACCGCGTTCGCTGCCGCGGATCATCCAGCTGCCGGAAAAACTCGGCGGCCCGCAGAATTTCGTGTTTCTGTCCTCGGTGCTGTCCACCTTCGTGGACGAATTGTTCCCGGGCCTGGAAGTGCTGGGCGCCTACCAGTTCCGTGTCACCCGCAACTCCGAGCTGGTGGTGGATGAAGAGGAAGTGGAAAACCTGGCGCTGGCCCTGCGCGATGAGCTGGTGGACCGCGGCTACCGGCCTGCAGTGCGGCTGGAGATCGCCCACGACATGCCGCGCGACATCGTACGCACCCTGCTGCAGAACTTCGGCCTGACCGAGAACGCGGTGTACCGCATCGACGGACCGGTCAACCTCAACCGCATCATCCAGCTGTACGACCTGATCGCCCAGCCGGACCTGAAGTATCCGCCGATGACCCCGCGCACCCTGCGCGACAGCGACGGCATCTTCGAGACCGTGGCCCGCCAGGACCTGCTGCTGCACCACCCCTTCGACGCGTTCGCGGCGGTGCTCGACCTGATCCGCCAGGCCGCGCTCGATCCGAACGTGCTGGCGATCAAGCAGACCCTGTACCGCACCGGCAAGGACTCATTGATCGTCGATGCACTGATCCAGGCGGCGCGCGCCGGCAAGGACGTGACCGTGGTGGTCGAGCTGCGCGCGCGCTTCGATGAAGAGGCCAACCTGGGCCTGGCCGATCGGCTGCAGGAAGCCGGCGTGCAGGTGGTGTACGGCGTGGTCGGCTACAAGACCCACGCCAAGATGCTGCTGATCGTGCGCCGCGAAGGCCGCAAGCTGCGCCGCTACGTGCACCTGGGCACCGGCAACTACCACAGCGGTACCGCGCGCGCGTACACCGACCTGAGCCTGATCACCGCCGATGCGGACATCGGCAACGACGTGCACCTGCTGTTCCAGCAGCTGTCCGGGCTGGCGTCGAAGATGAAGCTCAAGCGCCTGCTGCAGTCGCCCTTCACCCTGCACACCGGGATCCTGGCGAGGATCGAGCGCGAGACGCGCATCGCCGCCGCCGGGCGACCGGCGCGGATCATCGCCAAGATGAACGCCCTCAACGAAGCGCAGGTGATCCGTGCGCTGTACGCCGCCTCACAGGCGGGTGTGCAGATCGACCTGATCATCCGTGGCGCCTGCACCCTGCGCCCGGGCGTACCGGGCGTGTCGGACAACATCCGCGTGCGCTCGATCGTCGGCCGTTTCCTGGAACACAGCCGGGTCTACTGGTTCGGCAACGACGGCGCACCGGAGCTGTACTGCGCCAGCGCCGACTGGCTGGAACGCAACCTGCTGCGCCGGGTGGAAACCTGCTTCCCGATCCTCGACCCGGCGCTGGCCAAGCGGGTGTACCGCGAAGTGCTGCAGAACTACCTGGACGACAACCTCAACGCCTGGGAGCTGGATGCCGAAGGCATCTACCACAAGCGCGCACCGGCCCACGACGAAGCCCCGCATTCGGCGCAGATGGCGTTGATGCAGGGCCTCTGA
- the phoR gene encoding phosphate regulon sensor histidine kinase PhoR yields the protein MPRHIRSAWLKTLATVATVLLLAGLVGWFTGHLWLCIALAALATLVWHYWRLRRVLRRLTARQRWDTAAEGTGVWNELDRLLYRNQVEMRVRKRRLLDMLRSYRAAAAALPDAVVVLDRNSQRVQWFNEAATALLGLHHPGDLGEALVERLQPMPLAHWLAGGRNAEPILDVPSPVDPAIRLNLRLIPYSSDYWLLIARDVSKLLRLEQVRRDFVANVSHELRTPLTVVHGYLDMMDPEDFPGTGPMLEEMRKQSQRMAQLVEDLLTLSRLESQEHSEAETVAMQPMLATLRREAEAHSQGRHQISIDDLAGVDLQGSTKELHSAFSNLVTNAVRYTPAGGRIAVEFRREGDGVVLAVRDTGYGIPATHLPRLTERFYRVSSSRSRESGGTGLGLSIVKHILGLHHARLEIDSEVGKGSVFACHFDADHVRPRESAPLTSFEE from the coding sequence ATGCCCCGCCACATCCGCTCTGCCTGGTTGAAGACACTGGCCACCGTGGCCACCGTGTTGCTGTTGGCCGGTCTGGTCGGTTGGTTCACTGGCCACCTGTGGCTGTGCATCGCGCTGGCGGCACTGGCGACGCTGGTCTGGCACTACTGGCGGCTGCGCCGCGTGCTGCGCCGGCTGACCGCGCGCCAGCGCTGGGACACCGCCGCCGAAGGCACCGGCGTCTGGAACGAGCTGGACCGCCTGCTGTACCGCAACCAGGTCGAGATGCGCGTGCGCAAGCGGCGACTGCTGGACATGCTGCGCAGCTATCGCGCTGCAGCGGCCGCGCTGCCCGACGCCGTGGTGGTGCTGGACCGCAACAGCCAGCGCGTGCAGTGGTTCAACGAAGCGGCCACGGCCCTGCTCGGCCTGCATCATCCGGGCGATCTGGGTGAGGCCTTGGTCGAACGCCTGCAGCCGATGCCGCTGGCCCACTGGCTGGCCGGTGGCCGCAATGCAGAACCGATCCTGGACGTGCCCTCGCCGGTCGATCCTGCGATCCGCCTGAACCTGCGCCTGATTCCCTATTCGTCCGACTACTGGCTGTTGATCGCCCGTGACGTCAGCAAGCTGCTGCGCCTGGAACAGGTACGCCGCGACTTCGTGGCCAACGTTTCACATGAGCTGCGCACCCCGCTCACCGTGGTCCACGGCTACCTGGACATGATGGACCCGGAGGACTTCCCGGGAACCGGACCGATGCTGGAGGAAATGCGCAAGCAGAGCCAGCGCATGGCCCAGCTGGTGGAGGACCTGCTGACCCTGTCGCGGCTGGAATCGCAGGAACACAGCGAGGCCGAGACGGTGGCGATGCAGCCCATGCTGGCCACCCTGCGCCGCGAAGCCGAAGCGCACAGCCAGGGCCGGCACCAGATCAGCATCGACGACCTGGCCGGCGTGGACCTGCAGGGCTCGACCAAGGAACTGCACAGCGCGTTCTCCAACCTGGTCACCAACGCGGTCCGCTACACCCCGGCCGGTGGCCGCATCGCGGTGGAGTTCCGCCGTGAGGGCGACGGCGTGGTGCTGGCGGTACGCGATACCGGCTACGGCATTCCGGCCACCCACCTGCCGCGCCTGACCGAACGCTTCTACCGCGTCTCCAGCAGCCGCTCGCGCGAAAGCGGCGGCACCGGCCTGGGCCTGTCGATCGTCAAGCACATCCTCGGTCTGCACCACGCACGCCTGGAAATCGACAGCGAGGTCGGCAAGGGCTCGGTGTTCGCCTGCCATTTCGATGCCGACCACGTGCGACCGCGTGAGTCCGCCCCCCTGACCTCCTTCGAAGAATGA
- the phoB gene encoding phosphate regulon transcriptional regulator PhoB — protein sequence MQKRILIVDDEPAIREMVAFALRKGDYEPVHAGDAREAQTAIADRVPDLILLDWMLPGTSGLDLARRWRKETLTREVPIIMLTARGEENDRVGGLEAGVDDYVVKPFSARELLARIRAVMRRARDDDEDGSVAVGAIRIDGAAHRVFANDQPVPIGPTEYRLLHFFMTHPERVYTRAQLLDHVWGGSVYVEERTIDVHIRRLRKTLEPFNAENMVQTVRGAGYRFSTAT from the coding sequence GTGCAGAAACGCATCCTGATCGTCGATGACGAGCCCGCGATCCGCGAAATGGTCGCCTTCGCCCTTCGCAAGGGCGATTACGAACCTGTCCACGCCGGTGACGCCCGCGAGGCCCAGACCGCCATCGCCGACCGCGTCCCCGACCTGATCCTGCTGGACTGGATGCTGCCCGGCACCAGCGGCCTGGACCTGGCCCGGCGCTGGCGCAAGGAAACCCTCACCCGCGAAGTGCCGATCATCATGCTGACCGCGCGCGGCGAAGAGAACGACCGCGTCGGCGGCCTCGAAGCCGGTGTCGACGACTACGTGGTCAAGCCGTTCTCGGCGCGCGAACTGCTGGCGCGTATCCGCGCGGTCATGCGCCGCGCCCGCGACGATGACGAGGACGGCAGCGTGGCGGTGGGTGCGATCCGCATCGACGGTGCGGCCCATCGCGTGTTCGCCAACGACCAGCCGGTGCCGATCGGCCCGACCGAGTACCGCCTGCTGCACTTCTTCATGACCCACCCGGAGCGCGTGTATACCCGCGCGCAGTTGCTGGACCACGTGTGGGGCGGCAGCGTGTATGTGGAAGAACGCACCATCGACGTGCATATCCGCCGCCTGCGCAAGACGCTGGAACCGTTCAACGCCGAGAACATGGTGCAGACCGTGCGCGGCGCCGGTTACCGCTTCTCCACCGCAACCTGA